A portion of the Sulfuricurvum kujiense DSM 16994 genome contains these proteins:
- a CDS encoding glycosyltransferase family 4 protein — MSKKKISIVLTVPLSIETWFKGQPRYLSDFYDIELITSYSESIEKIKAYENVSITIVDFTRQINPLKDLAVLFSLWRHFRLRKPDMVYTITPKAGLLGMMAAWLARVPLRVHLIVGLAYMGSSNKRRMLLKAIEKITYFFATNLYSNSLNLIEIIRKELTSKKVNVIGYGSVNGVDTAHFNDTFTSEEKFSLRHNLRIDRDDFLLLFTGRIVADKGINELIAAFEHLALIHPKIRLLLVGDYEHELDPIHPDTFELITVHSRISVIPFQSDIRPYFCIADVLVLPSYREGLPNVLIEAGSCGLPLIATDINGCNEVIIEGDNGLLVEPKSISHLIDGIEKLVDSPDLYAALKKNARKSILKRYDQNVFWEALHGEFEHLFNSKSDTVRHV; from the coding sequence ATGAGCAAAAAGAAAATATCGATCGTTCTCACCGTTCCCCTCTCGATTGAAACCTGGTTCAAAGGTCAGCCCCGCTATCTGAGCGATTTTTACGATATTGAACTGATCACATCGTACAGCGAGAGTATCGAAAAGATCAAAGCCTATGAAAACGTCTCAATCACCATCGTCGATTTCACCCGTCAGATCAACCCTCTCAAAGACCTTGCCGTCCTTTTTTCCCTATGGCGCCATTTCCGGCTTCGAAAACCCGATATGGTTTACACGATTACCCCCAAAGCGGGGTTGCTCGGAATGATGGCCGCGTGGTTGGCGAGAGTCCCGCTGCGTGTTCACCTCATCGTCGGTCTCGCGTATATGGGTTCAAGCAATAAGCGTCGCATGCTGCTCAAAGCCATAGAAAAAATCACCTATTTCTTTGCTACAAACCTCTACTCCAACAGCCTCAACCTAATAGAAATAATCCGTAAAGAGCTCACCTCCAAAAAAGTCAATGTAATCGGCTACGGCTCGGTTAACGGGGTCGATACCGCCCATTTCAATGATACGTTCACTTCCGAAGAAAAGTTTTCTTTGCGTCATAATTTGAGAATCGACAGAGACGACTTTCTCCTCCTCTTTACCGGACGGATCGTCGCCGACAAAGGGATCAACGAACTCATAGCCGCATTTGAGCATCTTGCCCTAATCCATCCGAAAATCAGACTGCTCCTTGTAGGCGATTACGAACATGAACTCGATCCTATTCATCCCGATACGTTCGAGCTGATCACCGTTCATTCCCGTATCAGCGTTATCCCTTTCCAAAGCGATATACGCCCCTACTTCTGCATAGCGGACGTATTGGTCCTCCCTTCCTATCGCGAGGGGCTTCCCAATGTCTTAATCGAAGCGGGAAGCTGCGGACTTCCCCTCATTGCCACCGATATCAACGGCTGCAACGAGGTGATCATAGAAGGGGACAACGGCCTTCTCGTCGAACCCAAAAGTATTTCTCATCTTATCGACGGTATCGAAAAGCTTGTAGACTCTCCGGACCTTTATGCCGCACTCAAAAAAAACGCCAGAAAAAGTATCCTGAAGCGGTACGATCAGAACGTTTTTTGGGAAGCGCTCCATGGTGAGTTTGAGCACCTTTTCAACTCCAAAAGCGACACTGTCCGCCATGTATAA
- the pglC gene encoding undecaprenyl phosphate N,N'-diacetylbacillosamine 1-phosphate transferase, with the protein MYKQILKPLSDRVGALFLLILVSPLILIVAATVYLKLGRPLFFTQKRPGYKGKIFTIYKFRTMSDERDENGELLSDEQRLKGVGKIIRSLSIDELPQLFNVLKGEMSFIGPRPLLVEYLPLYNAEQQKRHDVLPGITGWAQVNGRNAIGWEDKFRFDTEYVRNISFWMDFKILFLTVKKVLIKEGISQEGAATMEKFKGNG; encoded by the coding sequence ATGTATAAACAAATTCTCAAACCCCTATCGGACAGAGTGGGCGCATTGTTCCTCCTAATACTCGTTTCTCCGCTCATTTTGATCGTTGCGGCGACGGTCTATCTAAAACTGGGACGCCCCCTCTTTTTCACCCAAAAACGACCCGGATACAAAGGAAAGATCTTTACGATCTACAAATTCCGCACCATGTCGGACGAACGGGATGAAAACGGTGAACTGCTCAGCGATGAACAGCGACTCAAAGGGGTCGGCAAAATCATCCGCTCACTTAGCATTGATGAGCTCCCTCAGCTTTTTAACGTCCTCAAAGGGGAGATGAGCTTTATCGGCCCCCGTCCGTTGCTTGTCGAATATCTTCCGCTGTATAATGCCGAACAACAAAAGCGCCACGACGTCCTCCCAGGTATCACAGGATGGGCTCAGGTCAACGGACGCAACGCGATCGGATGGGAAGATAAATTCCGTTTTGATACCGAATACGTCCGAAATATCTCGTTTTGGATGGATTTTAAAATCCTTTTTCTCACCGTTAAAAAAGTGCTCATCAAAGAGGGAATCTCTCAAGAGGGTGCCGCAACGATGGAAAAATTTAAAGGAAATGGATGA
- the pglD gene encoding UDP-N-acetylbacillosamine N-acetyltransferase, translating to MKSIYIYGASGHGLVVADIAKANGYDDIRFIDDGENVHPTFEEIKNDTHIPIAFGVGNNHVRARLFEKIVQNGLSVITLIHPSAVVSDSVSIGRGSVVMPNVTVNANASIGEGVILNSGSVIEHECSIENFVHISPHAALAGNVKIGAFTHIGIGSTIIQNIAIGAHSIIGAGSVVLHHISDHAKAYGVPCKEIKES from the coding sequence ATGAAGAGTATCTACATTTACGGTGCCAGCGGTCACGGACTCGTCGTTGCCGATATTGCCAAAGCTAACGGCTATGACGATATCCGCTTTATCGATGACGGAGAAAACGTGCATCCGACCTTTGAAGAGATCAAAAATGACACGCACATTCCCATTGCATTCGGGGTGGGAAACAATCACGTTCGGGCTCGTCTTTTTGAAAAAATCGTTCAAAACGGATTAAGCGTCATTACGTTGATCCATCCCAGCGCCGTTGTTTCCGACTCAGTCTCGATCGGCAGGGGGAGCGTTGTCATGCCGAACGTGACCGTCAACGCCAATGCATCTATCGGTGAGGGAGTTATCCTTAACAGCGGGTCGGTCATCGAACATGAATGTAGCATTGAAAATTTCGTCCATATTTCTCCCCATGCGGCACTGGCCGGAAACGTCAAGATAGGAGCGTTCACCCATATCGGGATCGGCTCCACTATCATTCAAAACATCGCCATAGGCGCCCATTCTATTATCGGTGCCGGTTCGGTGGTGCTACACCATATCTCCGATCATGCCAAAGCGTACGGAGTCCCCTGCAAAGAGATCAAGGAGTCTTAA
- the pglE gene encoding UDP-N-acetylbacillosamine transaminase produces the protein MNQRIFLSPPHMGGNELTYIHEAFESNYIAPLGHNVDAFEAQIKAYTGAKYALAVTSGTAAIHLALRVLGIKEGDEVMASTFTFIGSVVPILYERCTPFFIDSDTASWNLDPNLLEEELSQRASQGKKQPKALIVTHLYGQCADIKRLSAICEHYGVYLIEDAAESLGAGFEGKQTGTFGKMGIYSFNGNKIITTSGGGMLVSDDETLIAHARHLSTQARDNAPHYEHTEYGYNYRMSNIIAGIGRGQMEVLSERIERRREIFDLYHKALCEIEGISFMPELEGSIGNRWLTTLLLPQHISPESLRLTLEAENIESRPLWKPMHAQPLFQGAQGRLNGLSDTLFKRGICLPSGSSLTDNDVERIVSLVKQAIERN, from the coding sequence ATGAACCAACGTATTTTTCTCTCACCGCCTCATATGGGAGGTAACGAACTCACCTATATACACGAAGCATTCGAGAGCAACTATATTGCCCCGCTAGGACACAATGTGGATGCTTTTGAAGCACAAATCAAAGCCTATACAGGGGCAAAATATGCTCTCGCCGTGACCAGCGGAACAGCGGCGATTCATCTGGCATTACGGGTTTTAGGGATAAAAGAGGGCGATGAAGTGATGGCAAGCACCTTTACCTTTATCGGTTCCGTCGTCCCTATCCTGTACGAACGGTGCACCCCGTTTTTTATCGACTCCGATACGGCAAGCTGGAATCTCGATCCGAATCTGCTCGAAGAAGAGCTCTCCCAAAGAGCCTCACAAGGCAAAAAACAGCCTAAAGCGCTTATTGTAACCCACCTTTACGGCCAATGCGCCGATATCAAACGTCTCTCGGCTATCTGCGAGCACTATGGGGTTTACCTCATAGAAGATGCAGCTGAAAGCCTAGGGGCGGGCTTTGAGGGCAAACAGACGGGAACGTTTGGAAAAATGGGGATTTACAGTTTCAACGGAAACAAAATCATCACAACCAGCGGCGGCGGAATGCTCGTCAGCGACGACGAAACGCTCATCGCGCATGCCCGCCATCTCAGCACACAGGCCCGGGACAATGCTCCCCATTACGAACATACCGAATACGGATACAACTATCGGATGTCCAATATTATTGCGGGTATCGGTCGAGGACAAATGGAAGTTTTGTCAGAGCGAATCGAACGCAGGCGGGAGATATTCGACCTCTATCACAAGGCCCTTTGCGAGATTGAGGGGATATCCTTCATGCCCGAGCTGGAGGGGAGTATCGGGAACCGATGGCTTACGACTCTGCTCTTGCCGCAGCATATCTCACCCGAATCGCTCCGTCTCACACTGGAAGCGGAAAATATCGAATCGCGCCCTCTGTGGAAACCGATGCACGCACAGCCTCTCTTTCAAGGGGCACAAGGGCGTTTAAACGGTCTCAGCGATACGCTGTTCAAACGGGGAATCTGTCTTCCGAGCGGCTCTTCTCTAACCGATAACGACGTTGAAAGAATCGTTTCTCTGGTAAAACAGGCAATCGAACGTAACTAA
- a CDS encoding STT3 domain-containing protein, whose translation MLKLHEERNSLRTLFIFIAIAYIFSISVRFTFVETLGTAPQFRWNNELMINNNDGYYFAEGARDILAGSHDKNDNSPVEGAPAKLTAALSKIIPVSFETLILYMPAFLGSLIVIPIILIGRALNQTTMGFLAALLASIANSYYNRTMVGYYDTDMLNIVFPVLEMYSLILALTHQRNRYLIPISISIALYQWWYPQAYALDTALFGMIVGYTLLFDRKNLYLYKISLFILIGILAIAFIAKIGLALILFALFHFQRELSQKLFWVLFAAVVALYFSTGGVEPILHFIQGYFFNGEGKNTVSTLNFYNVMSTVREAGQIPFNVFAERISGHTITFVLAVVGYILALIAYRPLLITLPLVGLGFIAMSAGLRFTIYAVPPMAIGIAFLILYTTQFIQKPFLKYLSIATFMFAVLSPNYAHVRAYITPPVLSNHEVVALNELNKMASGKDYVVGWWDFGFPIRYYANVKTWADGAQHSGGQNYPISFVLTSSDPLSVAHMLRLNTEYMEKNFRDQNSSFSSVFEYMMNEEGFKDPNDFLNAIALPEYKTPPKTRDVYLYLPLRMMEIFPTVALFSNLDLKTGKSAPQPFFYASQNIQDTGKTLELGQGVSIDKATSTLKIGSQNVPVKVFYQVGYDQNQRIKINRQTFASEGLNVIFMASYNQFLVLDDYYFNSTYIQMFVLENYDKNLFQPVILSPLTKIYKLKI comes from the coding sequence ATGTTAAAACTACACGAAGAGCGTAACTCTTTACGCACATTATTTATTTTTATCGCTATCGCCTACATTTTCTCTATTTCCGTCCGTTTTACCTTTGTTGAAACGCTTGGGACCGCTCCGCAATTTCGCTGGAACAATGAACTGATGATCAACAATAACGATGGATACTATTTTGCGGAAGGGGCTCGGGATATTCTTGCGGGCAGTCATGATAAAAACGACAATTCTCCGGTTGAGGGGGCACCCGCAAAACTTACGGCCGCGCTCTCCAAAATCATTCCCGTAAGCTTTGAAACCCTTATTTTGTACATGCCGGCATTTCTCGGATCACTTATCGTCATCCCCATAATTCTTATCGGCCGTGCTCTGAATCAAACGACGATGGGATTTTTAGCGGCGCTTCTCGCCTCTATCGCCAACAGCTACTATAACCGGACAATGGTCGGGTATTACGACACCGATATGCTCAATATCGTTTTCCCCGTACTGGAGATGTACTCCCTCATTCTAGCACTCACCCATCAGCGCAACCGATATCTTATCCCTATCTCAATCTCAATCGCCCTCTATCAATGGTGGTACCCTCAAGCCTATGCGCTGGATACCGCTTTATTTGGAATGATTGTCGGGTATACACTTCTTTTTGACCGCAAAAATCTTTATCTGTACAAAATTTCCCTCTTTATCCTTATCGGAATTTTAGCAATTGCGTTTATCGCTAAAATCGGCTTAGCCTTAATACTGTTCGCACTCTTTCACTTTCAGCGCGAACTTTCGCAAAAACTGTTTTGGGTTCTTTTCGCTGCGGTCGTCGCTCTGTATTTCTCGACCGGCGGCGTTGAGCCGATTCTCCACTTCATCCAAGGCTATTTCTTTAACGGCGAGGGGAAAAATACCGTTTCTACCCTAAACTTTTACAACGTTATGTCAACCGTGCGCGAAGCGGGGCAAATACCGTTTAATGTTTTTGCCGAACGGATCAGCGGACATACGATTACGTTTGTTCTTGCAGTAGTGGGATACATTTTGGCGCTTATTGCCTATCGACCGCTTCTGATCACGTTGCCTCTTGTAGGGCTTGGGTTTATTGCTATGTCTGCCGGATTGCGCTTTACCATTTATGCAGTACCGCCTATGGCTATCGGTATTGCTTTTCTTATCCTCTACACAACCCAGTTTATTCAAAAACCTTTTCTGAAATATTTGAGTATCGCAACATTTATGTTCGCCGTTCTTTCCCCGAACTATGCCCATGTCAGAGCGTATATCACCCCGCCTGTACTCAGCAATCATGAAGTAGTCGCCCTAAACGAACTCAATAAAATGGCTTCGGGCAAAGATTATGTGGTAGGCTGGTGGGATTTCGGGTTTCCTATCCGATATTACGCTAATGTAAAAACGTGGGCCGACGGTGCGCAACACTCCGGCGGGCAAAACTACCCTATCTCTTTCGTATTGACGAGTTCTGATCCTTTATCCGTTGCCCATATGCTGCGTCTCAACACCGAATACATGGAAAAAAACTTTCGTGATCAAAACTCTTCTTTTTCCAGTGTTTTCGAATATATGATGAATGAAGAAGGGTTTAAAGATCCGAACGACTTTTTAAACGCAATAGCTCTTCCTGAGTACAAAACACCTCCGAAAACGCGGGATGTATACCTGTATTTACCGCTGCGGATGATGGAAATTTTCCCAACGGTAGCTCTCTTTAGCAATCTTGATCTTAAAACAGGTAAAAGTGCACCCCAGCCTTTCTTTTATGCAAGCCAAAATATCCAAGATACCGGAAAGACGCTGGAATTAGGACAGGGAGTATCGATCGATAAAGCGACAAGCACCCTTAAAATAGGTTCACAAAATGTCCCTGTCAAAGTATTTTACCAAGTGGGATACGATCAAAACCAAAGAATTAAAATCAATCGGCAAACCTTTGCGTCAGAAGGACTTAATGTCATATTTATGGCAAGTTACAATCAATTTTTAGTGTTGGATGATTATTATTTCAACTCTACGTATATCCAAATGTTTGTATTGGAAAACTATGACAAAAACCTTTTTCAGCCCGTTATCCTTAGTCCTTTGACAAAAATTTATAAGCTAAAGATATAA
- a CDS encoding UDP-N-acetylglucosamine 4,6-dehydratase family protein: MQSAQKKVQSGLLTPSFAKRFIFFLSADFILFFVSLHFAYSLRFDFAIPPEHMSKFYIVFFTLVLLKWGSFYIFGIYRMTWRFFGLHDAKQLVYAHILAFIAFFVLYMLNTALFLPMPRSVIGIDMILSFLLIGALRLSKRLSIESAKGDAHKPALIIGISPNTANLIKSMMESSNEYYPVGIITVQEKNHNMIGSTIQHLKISGSDEIVSLVESKQIEAAVIDGSLPSEILRHSYQLLTDAGVQDIKRSALLSDGKEAITSLSVEELLARHPKDLDTQTIETFIQNKCVLITGAGGSIGSEIALQCHRFGAKNLILIDHSEYNLYQIGEKLSSAKLHLCNIIDHETLDKIIDNTRPDIVIHAAAYKHVPLCEANIQTAIMNNVIGSRNVIDSAIKHEVPKIVIISTDKAVRPTNVMGTTKRIVELYAQNVDPKNSEIVAVRFGNVLGSSGSVIPKFKSQIEAGGPLTLTHPDITRYFMLISEACQLVLQAAAIARGGELFILDMGESVKIADLAQTMIRLYASMPIEIVYTGLRPGEKLYEELLIDESEQKTAFESIMIARSTFYDINRLNDDIEMLTTSSDPRSALQRIVPEYKDPAPL; encoded by the coding sequence ATGCAGTCGGCTCAAAAAAAAGTTCAATCAGGCCTGCTCACTCCGAGTTTTGCCAAAAGATTCATCTTTTTTTTAAGTGCCGATTTTATTCTGTTTTTTGTATCGCTCCATTTTGCCTATTCGCTTCGATTTGATTTTGCTATCCCCCCTGAACATATGTCAAAGTTCTACATTGTCTTTTTTACCCTTGTTTTATTGAAATGGGGGAGTTTCTATATCTTTGGTATCTATCGTATGACATGGCGTTTTTTCGGCCTGCACGACGCCAAACAGCTTGTGTATGCCCATATTCTTGCGTTTATTGCCTTTTTTGTCCTGTATATGCTTAATACGGCACTGTTTTTACCGATGCCGCGCAGCGTTATCGGAATAGATATGATTTTATCCTTTCTTTTGATAGGGGCCTTACGCTTATCCAAACGCCTTTCAATAGAGTCGGCAAAAGGAGACGCCCATAAACCTGCATTAATCATCGGGATATCTCCTAATACCGCCAACCTCATTAAAAGCATGATGGAAAGTTCCAATGAATATTATCCGGTGGGGATCATAACCGTACAAGAGAAAAATCATAATATGATCGGCTCAACGATTCAACATCTTAAAATCTCAGGTTCTGATGAGATCGTCTCTTTGGTCGAGTCGAAACAAATAGAAGCAGCCGTTATTGACGGCTCATTGCCGAGCGAAATTTTACGTCATTCCTATCAACTTCTAACCGATGCCGGAGTACAGGATATCAAACGCTCGGCGCTCCTATCCGATGGAAAAGAGGCAATCACCTCACTATCGGTTGAAGAACTCCTTGCCCGACATCCTAAAGATCTCGATACCCAAACCATTGAAACGTTTATTCAAAACAAATGTGTCCTTATCACCGGTGCCGGAGGGAGTATCGGAAGTGAAATAGCACTGCAATGCCACCGTTTCGGTGCAAAAAATCTTATCCTGATCGATCACAGCGAATACAACCTTTATCAAATCGGCGAAAAGCTCTCCTCTGCCAAACTGCATTTATGCAATATCATCGATCATGAAACATTGGACAAAATCATCGATAATACCCGTCCCGACATCGTAATCCATGCGGCTGCCTACAAACACGTCCCCTTATGCGAAGCAAATATCCAAACGGCTATTATGAACAACGTCATCGGAAGCCGAAATGTCATTGACAGTGCCATCAAGCATGAAGTTCCGAAAATCGTCATTATCTCAACCGATAAGGCCGTCCGACCGACCAACGTTATGGGAACGACCAAGCGGATAGTGGAACTCTATGCCCAAAATGTCGATCCGAAAAATAGTGAAATCGTAGCCGTCCGTTTCGGAAACGTTCTCGGTTCCAGCGGCAGCGTTATCCCGAAATTTAAATCCCAGATCGAAGCGGGAGGACCTCTCACCCTCACCCATCCCGATATTACCCGCTATTTTATGCTGATCTCGGAAGCATGCCAGCTCGTTTTGCAGGCCGCCGCAATCGCACGCGGTGGGGAACTTTTTATCCTCGATATGGGAGAGAGTGTCAAAATCGCCGATCTTGCTCAAACGATGATTCGGCTTTACGCTTCGATGCCTATTGAGATCGTCTATACCGGTTTGCGCCCCGGCGAAAAACTGTATGAAGAGCTATTGATCGACGAGAGCGAACAGAAAACAGCCTTTGAATCGATTATGATCGCCCGTTCGACCTTCTACGATATCAATCGTTTGAATGATGATATTGAAATGTTAACCACTTCATCCGATCCGCGCTCTGCCCTGCAGCGAATCGTCCCGGAATATAAAGATCCGGCTCCTCTTTAA
- a CDS encoding UDP-2,3-diacylglucosamine diphosphatase: MNESVLNFRTVFISDLHLGTRDAQSEHLLEFIRNVECESLYLVGDIIDGWELRRNWRWSQAQSDVLQKILRKARKGTKVYYIIGNHDEFLRPFLPMVMGDNITIAHEKVHHALNGRSYLVVHGDMFDAVTMTKKWVAHLGDRCYLLLLRLNRPINTIRRWFGKYHYWSLSKMVKQSVKQAVSFITDYEDVLASHADEKGYDGVICGHIHHAEIKVINDIEYLNCGDWVESCTAIIEHYDGRFEIYEHHKNR; this comes from the coding sequence ATGAATGAGAGTGTACTTAATTTCCGCACCGTCTTTATATCCGACCTTCATCTCGGGACTCGCGACGCTCAATCTGAACATTTATTGGAATTTATCCGAAACGTAGAGTGCGAGAGCCTCTATCTTGTCGGTGATATTATCGACGGGTGGGAACTTCGCCGTAATTGGCGGTGGAGTCAGGCACAATCGGATGTGCTTCAAAAAATTCTTCGAAAAGCCAGAAAAGGGACAAAGGTCTATTACATTATCGGTAATCACGACGAGTTCTTGCGCCCTTTTTTACCGATGGTGATGGGTGACAATATTACCATAGCGCATGAAAAAGTCCACCATGCCCTTAACGGCAGATCCTACCTCGTAGTTCACGGAGATATGTTCGATGCGGTTACGATGACGAAAAAATGGGTTGCCCATCTGGGTGACCGATGTTACCTTCTATTGCTTCGCCTCAACCGTCCGATCAATACCATACGCCGGTGGTTCGGAAAATACCATTACTGGTCGCTTTCCAAAATGGTCAAACAAAGTGTAAAGCAGGCGGTGAGTTTTATCACCGATTATGAAGATGTCCTCGCCTCACATGCAGACGAAAAAGGGTATGACGGTGTGATTTGCGGTCATATCCATCATGCCGAAATAAAAGTGATTAACGATATCGAGTACCTAAATTGCGGAGATTGGGTTGAATCCTGCACGGCGATTATAGAACACTATGACGGACGGTTTGAAATCTATGAGCACCACAAAAACCGTTAG
- the ilvD gene encoding dihydroxy-acid dehydratase: MRSDTIKRGFDKTPHRSLLRATGLKDEDFNKPFIGVANSHIDIIPGHFFLQEYGRIVKEAIREAGGVPFEFNTIGVDDGIAMGHDGMLYSLPSRELIADSIETVMNAHKLDGLICIPNCDKIVPGMLMGALRVNVPTIFVSGGPMKAGHKKDGTPIDLATAFEAVGKHADGKMSDEELYEIECEACPSGGSCSGMFTANSMNTLCEAMGVALPGNGTVLAMTPERIEMVKTAARRIVEMVKDENSQQWNMQNILNDKAIHNAFVVDMAMGGSSNTVLHMLSIAKEAGVDFDITQINKISENVAHIAKISPSLSTVHMDDINRAGGVNAVMKEVSRRGGILYTDAMTVTGETLGERIKDAVIKDPNIIHTNENAYSPVGGLSILFGNLAEEGAVVKTAGITPNMRKFKGSAVCFNSQQEAIAGIVGHKVKAGDVVVIRYEGPKGGPGMQEMLAPTSLIMGMGLGESVALITDGRFSGATRGASIGHVSPEAAEGGLIALIEDGDEIELDVDTHLLQLNVSYEVLEQRRLHWKPIKKEIPSKWLKRYSLLVSNASNGAALKTEL, from the coding sequence ATGCGTAGTGATACTATTAAACGAGGATTTGACAAAACCCCTCACCGCAGCTTGCTTCGTGCGACCGGTCTAAAAGACGAAGATTTCAACAAACCGTTTATCGGAGTGGCAAACTCCCACATCGATATTATTCCGGGGCATTTTTTTCTCCAAGAGTACGGCCGTATCGTCAAAGAAGCGATTCGCGAAGCGGGCGGAGTCCCGTTTGAGTTTAATACGATCGGTGTAGACGATGGGATCGCAATGGGGCATGATGGAATGCTTTATTCATTGCCGAGCCGTGAGTTGATCGCCGATTCGATCGAGACGGTTATGAATGCGCATAAACTTGACGGTCTTATCTGTATCCCCAACTGTGACAAGATTGTTCCGGGGATGCTAATGGGTGCGCTTCGTGTCAATGTTCCGACGATCTTTGTTTCCGGTGGACCGATGAAGGCAGGTCACAAAAAAGACGGTACGCCGATCGATTTGGCGACGGCATTCGAAGCGGTCGGGAAACACGCCGACGGAAAAATGTCCGATGAAGAGCTGTACGAGATCGAGTGTGAAGCGTGTCCGAGCGGCGGAAGCTGTTCGGGGATGTTTACCGCCAACTCGATGAATACCCTTTGTGAAGCGATGGGAGTGGCATTGCCGGGTAACGGTACGGTTCTTGCGATGACGCCTGAGCGTATCGAGATGGTTAAAACGGCGGCGCGCCGTATCGTCGAGATGGTCAAAGACGAAAACTCCCAACAATGGAATATGCAAAATATTCTGAACGACAAAGCAATCCACAATGCGTTTGTCGTCGATATGGCGATGGGGGGATCTTCGAATACGGTATTGCATATGCTCAGTATCGCCAAAGAGGCGGGGGTTGATTTCGATATTACCCAAATCAACAAAATCAGCGAGAATGTCGCCCATATTGCAAAGATTTCACCGTCGCTATCAACCGTACACATGGACGATATCAACCGCGCCGGCGGTGTTAACGCCGTTATGAAAGAGGTAAGCCGCCGCGGCGGAATCCTCTATACCGATGCGATGACGGTGACGGGTGAGACGCTCGGAGAGCGGATCAAGGATGCGGTGATCAAAGATCCGAATATCATCCATACGAATGAAAATGCGTACTCTCCGGTCGGCGGGTTATCCATCCTTTTCGGAAACCTCGCCGAAGAGGGGGCCGTCGTCAAAACCGCGGGAATCACCCCGAATATGCGCAAATTCAAAGGTTCCGCCGTCTGTTTTAACAGCCAGCAAGAAGCAATCGCTGGAATCGTAGGGCATAAGGTCAAAGCGGGCGATGTCGTCGTTATCCGCTACGAAGGGCCTAAGGGTGGACCGGGTATGCAGGAGATGCTTGCCCCTACATCCCTCATTATGGGGATGGGGCTGGGTGAGAGTGTTGCCCTCATCACTGATGGACGTTTCAGCGGTGCGACACGCGGAGCCTCTATCGGACACGTCAGCCCTGAAGCGGCTGAGGGGGGATTGATCGCATTGATCGAAGACGGTGATGAGATCGAACTCGATGTCGATACCCATCTGTTGCAGCTAAATGTGAGCTATGAGGTGTTAGAACAGCGTCGTCTTCACTGGAAACCGATCAAAAAAGAGATTCCGTCCAAATGGCTCAAACGCTACAGCCTCCTCGTCTCCAATGCCTCTAACGGTGCCGCTCTTAAAACTGAACTGTAA
- a CDS encoding lecithin retinol acyltransferase family protein, producing the protein MGEKIKTIRIKIGDHLVSSRGVYTHHGIYVGQNTVIHYSGLADGLQTGPIEKVSIEKFQGNGDLKIKPHPHAMHNGQKAKARALSRLGEDAYSLTGNNCEHFVNWCIDDEHKSNQVDTVVKTSSSIGASATGLAARSVIGSAGTVVGLSGSGVMSGLASVGGVVGGGAVAGAGILAGSGGLAAATLINNTILADDKSLDKKERKARNAGRKASYAGAAAGTAGGIAAVSAAGTAGLSSAGITSGLAAIGSTVGGGMAAGTAIVVAAPVAAAAAIGYGIYKFFQSNKQKSKKKKK; encoded by the coding sequence ATGGGTGAAAAAATCAAAACGATCAGAATAAAAATAGGCGATCATTTGGTAAGTAGTAGAGGGGTTTACACGCATCATGGAATTTATGTAGGACAGAACACTGTTATTCACTATTCGGGATTAGCTGATGGACTTCAAACTGGACCAATAGAAAAAGTATCTATTGAGAAATTCCAGGGTAATGGTGATCTTAAAATAAAACCACATCCACATGCAATGCATAATGGTCAAAAAGCTAAAGCAAGAGCATTATCTCGATTAGGAGAGGATGCGTATAGTTTAACCGGAAATAATTGTGAGCATTTTGTTAATTGGTGCATTGATGATGAGCATAAAAGCAATCAGGTTGATACAGTAGTAAAAACCAGTAGTAGTATAGGTGCATCAGCAACTGGATTAGCAGCTCGTAGTGTAATTGGATCCGCAGGTACTGTTGTTGGATTATCAGGGTCTGGTGTTATGAGTGGATTGGCTTCTGTTGGTGGAGTGGTAGGTGGTGGTGCTGTAGCAGGTGCAGGAATACTTGCTGGTAGTGGTGGGTTGGCAGCTGCTACCTTGATTAATAATACCATCCTGGCTGATGATAAATCCCTTGATAAGAAAGAAAGAAAAGCAAGGAACGCCGGTAGAAAAGCTTCATATGCAGGAGCCGCTGCAGGTACAGCTGGTGGTATTGCAGCTGTAAGCGCAGCTGGCACAGCTGGATTAAGTAGTGCAGGCATTACTTCAGGCTTAGCTGCCATTGGTAGCACTGTTGGCGGTGGAATGGCAGCTGGCACAGCAATAGTTGTAGCTGCACCGGTAGCTGCAGCTGCAGCTATTGGTTATGGTATATACAAATTTTTTCAATCAAATAAGCAAAAAAGTAAAAAAAAGAAAAAATGA